From Azospirillum sp. TSA2s, a single genomic window includes:
- a CDS encoding NAD-glutamate dehydrogenase has translation MLPEEIRAFLRQPRALLVTKGTRHATVHRSVPLDAILVKRFDDQGKVVGVTLAVGLFTSVAYNRSPREIPFLRRKVARVMGRAGFDPAGHDGKALLNILETYPRDELFQTPSDELFETAVGILHLQERQRLALFVRRDPFERFVSALVFVPRDRYDTALRRKIQSVLETAFHGSCASYFTQLSDSALARLHLMVKTEPGKIPAVDISEIESRLVQVSRSWADRLRDALVEAQGEETGNARLRRYADAFPAGYRETFTAETAVHDIDRIERALSEQRLGIVLFHPLEADGDELHVKIYHQGRPVPLSDVLPMLEHMDLKVITEQPYEVRPAGGAPSVWIHDFAARTQTGLAVDCVKVKQTFQEAFADVWDGRMEDDGFNRLVLRAGLAGREVTVLRAYAKYLKQARFAYAQDTIEATLSAHPQTARLLARLFAARFDPKNLADETPILEQIEDALDAVTNLDDDRILRRFVNLIRATLRTNAYQAAPDGTPKPHLSFKLDSGSIEELPLPRPWVEVFVYSPRMEGVHLRGGKVARGGIRWSDRREDFRTEILGLMKAQMVKNTVIVPVGSKGGFVVKRPPAPSAGREAALAEGIECYKTLMRGLLDVTDNLAADGSVVPPKDVVRHDADDPYLVVAADKGTATFSDIANGVSVDHGFWLGDAFASGGSAGYDHKVMGITARGAWESVKRHFREMGTDIQTTDFTVVGVGDMSGDVFGNGMLLSKHIRLLAAFDHRHIFLDPDPNPAISWEERNRLFALPRSSWADYDRSKLSKGAMIVERSAKTVELTAEVRARFGIEPAHLSPVELMRRLLTAEVDLLWFGGIGTYIKASTETNAEAGDKANDALRVDGGQIRAKVVGEGANLGVTQRGRIEAAQKGIKLNTDAIDNSAGVDTSDHEVNIKILLGDVMARGDMTLKQRDTLLAAMTDEVAGLVLADNYRQTQALTIAEAQGPALLEAQSRFIRNLERSGRLNRAIEYLPTDEELAQRMAERRGLTRPELAVLLAYAKITLYDELLASELPDDPATVEDLLRYFPQPLRDGQREAIFRHRLRREIVASAVTNSLVNRVGATFVRDMVEKTGLGPADVARAYAIARDVFQLRPLWDAIDALDNVVPAALQTALMLETVHLLDRTVAWFLAHSPHPLDLGRESAAFRPGVEALAAGLDRFLDEEESSRLATRIADAIAQGVPEDLARRIAALPVLAAAPDLVRIAERTGRAVEGVASVYFGLGRRFGLEWLRDRAAGAKVDNHWQRQAVAAIVDDLFAHQSALTVRVLESEGDESAAVDAWIASRNLVVDRVEQLLAELRAQPAVDLAMLAVANRQLRGLIAG, from the coding sequence GTGCTGCCGGAGGAAATCCGCGCCTTCCTGCGCCAGCCGCGCGCGCTCCTGGTGACCAAGGGCACCCGGCACGCCACCGTGCACCGCTCGGTCCCGCTGGACGCCATTCTGGTCAAGCGCTTCGACGACCAGGGCAAGGTGGTCGGCGTCACGCTGGCGGTCGGCCTGTTCACCTCCGTCGCCTACAACCGCAGCCCGCGCGAGATCCCGTTCCTGCGCCGCAAGGTCGCCCGCGTCATGGGCCGCGCCGGCTTCGACCCGGCCGGCCATGACGGCAAGGCGCTGCTGAACATCCTGGAGACCTACCCGCGCGACGAGCTGTTCCAGACCCCGTCGGACGAGCTGTTCGAAACGGCGGTCGGCATCCTGCACCTGCAGGAACGCCAGCGGCTCGCCCTGTTCGTCCGCCGCGACCCATTCGAACGCTTCGTCTCCGCCCTGGTCTTCGTGCCGCGCGACCGCTACGACACCGCGCTGCGCCGCAAGATCCAGTCGGTGCTGGAAACCGCCTTCCACGGCAGCTGCGCCTCCTACTTCACCCAGCTGTCGGACAGCGCGCTCGCCCGCCTGCACCTGATGGTGAAGACGGAGCCGGGCAAGATTCCCGCCGTCGACATCAGCGAGATCGAATCCCGGCTGGTCCAGGTCTCCCGCAGTTGGGCCGACCGGCTGCGCGACGCCCTGGTCGAGGCGCAGGGCGAGGAGACCGGCAACGCCCGGCTGCGCCGCTACGCCGACGCCTTCCCGGCCGGCTACCGCGAGACCTTCACCGCGGAAACCGCCGTCCACGACATCGACCGCATCGAACGCGCGCTCTCCGAACAGCGCCTCGGCATCGTGCTGTTCCACCCGCTGGAAGCCGACGGCGACGAGCTGCACGTCAAGATCTACCACCAGGGCCGGCCGGTGCCGCTGTCCGACGTGCTGCCGATGCTGGAGCACATGGACCTGAAGGTCATCACCGAACAGCCCTACGAGGTGCGGCCCGCCGGCGGCGCCCCGTCGGTGTGGATCCACGACTTCGCCGCCCGCACCCAGACCGGCTTGGCCGTCGACTGCGTCAAGGTCAAGCAGACCTTCCAGGAGGCCTTCGCCGACGTCTGGGACGGCCGGATGGAGGATGACGGCTTCAACCGTCTGGTCCTGCGCGCCGGGCTGGCCGGGCGCGAGGTCACGGTGCTGCGCGCCTATGCCAAGTACCTGAAGCAGGCCCGCTTCGCCTACGCCCAGGACACCATCGAGGCGACGCTGTCGGCCCACCCGCAGACCGCGCGGCTGCTGGCCCGGCTGTTCGCCGCCCGCTTCGACCCGAAGAACCTCGCGGACGAAACCCCGATCCTGGAGCAGATCGAGGATGCGCTGGACGCCGTCACCAACCTGGACGACGACCGCATCCTGCGCCGCTTCGTCAACCTGATCCGCGCCACGCTGCGCACCAACGCCTACCAGGCCGCCCCGGACGGCACGCCGAAGCCGCATCTGTCCTTCAAGCTGGACAGCGGCTCGATCGAGGAGCTGCCGCTGCCGCGTCCGTGGGTGGAGGTCTTCGTCTACAGCCCGCGCATGGAAGGCGTCCATCTGCGCGGCGGCAAGGTCGCCCGCGGCGGCATCCGCTGGTCGGACCGCCGCGAGGATTTCCGCACCGAGATCCTCGGCCTGATGAAGGCGCAGATGGTGAAGAACACCGTCATCGTGCCCGTAGGCTCCAAGGGCGGTTTCGTCGTCAAGCGGCCCCCCGCCCCCAGCGCCGGCCGTGAAGCCGCTCTGGCCGAAGGCATCGAGTGCTACAAGACGCTGATGCGCGGCCTGCTGGACGTCACCGACAATCTGGCCGCCGACGGCTCGGTGGTGCCGCCGAAGGACGTGGTGCGCCACGACGCCGACGATCCCTATCTGGTGGTCGCCGCCGACAAGGGCACGGCCACCTTCTCCGACATCGCCAACGGCGTGTCGGTCGATCACGGCTTCTGGCTGGGCGACGCCTTCGCCTCGGGCGGCTCGGCCGGTTACGACCACAAGGTGATGGGCATCACCGCCCGCGGCGCCTGGGAATCGGTGAAGCGCCATTTCCGCGAGATGGGCACCGACATCCAGACCACCGACTTCACCGTGGTCGGCGTCGGCGACATGTCGGGCGACGTGTTCGGCAACGGCATGCTGCTGTCGAAGCACATCCGCCTGCTGGCCGCCTTCGACCACCGCCACATCTTCCTCGATCCCGATCCCAACCCCGCGATCAGCTGGGAGGAACGCAACCGGCTGTTCGCCCTGCCCCGCTCCTCCTGGGCCGATTACGACCGCTCCAAGCTGTCGAAGGGCGCCATGATCGTGGAGCGCAGCGCCAAGACGGTGGAGCTGACGGCGGAGGTCCGCGCCCGCTTCGGCATCGAACCGGCCCACCTGTCGCCGGTGGAGCTGATGCGCCGCCTGCTGACGGCGGAGGTCGACCTGCTGTGGTTCGGCGGCATCGGCACCTACATCAAGGCGTCGACCGAGACGAATGCCGAGGCCGGCGACAAGGCCAACGACGCGCTGCGCGTCGATGGCGGCCAGATCCGCGCCAAGGTGGTCGGCGAGGGCGCCAACCTGGGCGTCACCCAGCGCGGCCGCATCGAAGCCGCCCAAAAGGGCATCAAGCTGAACACCGACGCCATCGACAATTCCGCCGGCGTCGACACCTCCGACCATGAGGTGAACATCAAGATCCTGCTGGGCGACGTCATGGCGCGGGGCGACATGACGCTGAAGCAGCGCGACACCCTGCTGGCCGCCATGACCGACGAGGTGGCGGGGCTGGTGCTGGCCGACAACTACCGCCAGACCCAGGCCCTGACCATCGCCGAGGCGCAAGGGCCGGCCCTGCTGGAGGCGCAGTCGCGCTTCATCCGCAACCTGGAGCGCAGCGGACGCCTCAACCGCGCCATCGAGTATCTGCCGACCGACGAGGAGCTGGCCCAGCGCATGGCCGAACGGCGCGGCCTGACCCGGCCGGAACTGGCGGTGCTGCTGGCCTACGCCAAGATCACGCTCTATGACGAGCTGCTGGCGTCGGAGCTGCCGGACGATCCGGCGACGGTCGAGGACCTGCTGCGCTACTTCCCGCAGCCGCTGCGCGACGGCCAGCGCGAGGCGATCTTCCGCCACCGCCTGCGCCGCGAGATCGTGGCGTCGGCGGTCACCAACAGCCTGGTCAACCGCGTCGGCGCCACCTTCGTCCGCGACATGGTGGAAAAGACCGGCCTCGGCCCGGCGGACGTCGCCCGCGCCTATGCCATCGCCCGCGACGTGTTCCAGCTGCGCCCGCTGTGGGACGCCATCGACGCGCTCGACAACGTCGTGCCGGCGGCGCTGCAGACGGCGCTGATGCTGGAGACCGTCCATCTGCTCGACCGCACGGTGGCGTGGTTCCTGGCCCACAGCCCGCACCCGCTGGATCTGGGCCGCGAATCCGCCGCCTTCCGTCCGGGGGTGGAGGCTCTGGCCGCCGGTCTGGACCGCTTCCTCGACGAGGAGGAATCCTCCCGCCTCGCCACCCGCATCGCCGACGCCATCGCCCAGGGCGTGCCGGAGGATCTGGCCCGCCGGATCGCCGCCTTGCCGGTTCTGGCCGCCGCCCCGGATCTGGTGCGCATCGCCGAGCGCACCGGCCGCGCGGTGGAAGGCGTCGCCTCGGTCTATTTCGGGCTGGGCCGCCGCTTCGGCCTGGAATGGCTGCGCGACCGCGCCGCCGGCGCCAAGGTCGACAACCACTGGCAGCGTCAGGCGGTCGCCGCCATCGTCGACGACCTGTTCGCCCACCAGAGCGCGCTGACCGTGCGCGTGCTGGAAAGCGAGGGCGACGAGTCCGCCGCGGTGGACGCCTGGATCGCCAGCCGCAATCTGGTGGTCGATCGCGTCGAGCAGCTTCTGGCCGAACTGCGCGCCCAGCCGGCGGTCGATCTCGCCATGCTGGCCGTCGCAAATCGGCAGCTGCGCGGCCTGATTGCCGGGTAA
- a CDS encoding glycosyltransferase family 9 protein, with product MSFCDLATIRSILVVKLDEAGDFVMATPFLRGLRAAAPQARILLAVREAVADLALTCRWVDGVIAPRPKEGGGIDFRGISPGGLKLFAECYRAGFDLALVPRYDFDRHGATTLAANSRARLVAGFSERVTPWKAEGNQGFDRAYGLALNPPPGRHEVEQNAALLEALGARPDLGPLELTLTAEDREEARRLLGAPDGRPLIAVAPGAASPRRDYPADRLAAVVSAVAATLDARVAVLGTLEERPAAGALLAALPGRAIDLTGATPLRVAAAVMAEAALAVTMDSAPAHLAAAMGVPVAVFSCHPIGGDPNHFHAPERFRPWTGGREERALVLRPEAAVPPCSVSCLAAEAHCIAAIDPGEAARRILGLVGKGGKG from the coding sequence ATGAGTTTCTGCGATCTGGCGACCATCCGCAGCATCCTGGTCGTCAAGCTGGACGAGGCCGGCGACTTCGTGATGGCGACCCCCTTCCTGCGCGGCCTGCGCGCCGCCGCCCCGCAGGCGCGCATCCTGCTGGCGGTGCGCGAGGCGGTGGCGGATCTGGCGCTGACCTGCCGCTGGGTCGATGGGGTGATCGCCCCCCGGCCGAAGGAGGGCGGCGGCATCGATTTCCGCGGCATCAGTCCCGGCGGGCTGAAGCTGTTCGCCGAGTGCTATCGCGCCGGCTTCGATCTGGCGCTGGTGCCGCGCTACGACTTCGACCGGCATGGCGCGACGACGCTCGCCGCCAACAGCCGGGCGCGGCTGGTCGCCGGCTTTTCCGAGCGGGTGACGCCGTGGAAGGCGGAGGGCAACCAGGGCTTCGACCGCGCCTATGGGCTAGCGCTGAACCCGCCGCCGGGGCGGCATGAGGTGGAGCAGAACGCCGCCCTGCTGGAGGCGCTGGGGGCGCGGCCGGATCTGGGACCGCTGGAACTGACGCTGACGGCGGAGGATCGCGAAGAGGCAAGGCGGCTTCTAGGCGCTCCCGATGGCCGGCCGCTGATCGCGGTGGCGCCGGGGGCGGCCAGTCCGCGCCGCGACTATCCGGCTGACCGGCTGGCCGCGGTGGTTTCCGCCGTCGCTGCGACGCTCGACGCGCGGGTCGCCGTGCTGGGCACCCTGGAGGAACGGCCGGCGGCGGGCGCGCTTTTGGCGGCGCTGCCGGGACGGGCCATCGACCTGACCGGCGCCACGCCATTGCGCGTCGCCGCAGCGGTGATGGCGGAAGCGGCGTTGGCGGTCACCATGGATTCCGCCCCGGCCCATCTGGCGGCGGCGATGGGGGTGCCGGTGGCGGTGTTCTCCTGCCATCCCATCGGCGGTGATCCCAACCATTTCCACGCGCCGGAACGCTTCCGGCCCTGGACCGGCGGTCGCGAGGAGCGGGCGTTGGTCCTGCGGCCCGAGGCGGCGGTGCCGCCCTGCAGCGTGTCCTGTCTGGCGGCCGAGGCGCATTGCATCGCCGCCATCGACCCAGGTGAGGCTGCCCGGCGCATCCTGGGCTTGGTGGGAAAGGGCGGTAAGGGCTGA
- a CDS encoding tetratricopeptide repeat protein, which yields MKPNHRPPYRPSGTADAQALLTRAVTHHQNGQLAEAATLYEQVLKRLPRQADALHLSGLIKAQTGALAEGIERIRQAMKADPKQPIFHANLGRLLEEAERWEEAATAFRNAARLAPLDPSPARMEAAVRTRLGQQGPAAQALLRAMALEPADAGSAGDLGDALYDCGRFLPAADWYGRAARLEPHRVLAAFNRGAALRDAGRPDRAEAAFRALAGLAPQMMEPLEQCVQIRQQVGNGAGALAAARRLLTLDPGHPAAVRSLGVSESDPVWLARLVRLEPLADEPVLALAGQLYGRRTAEAERAYRHALALAPASGLALSGLGLARATLGVERATRWSLRAVRVAPGDAALAANAGSAFQLASQPEAALSWHRRALALMPDDTAAWVNIGTLLLDANAAEEAIQPLERARRLGEMEQDGGQLPLAYSNLGVAWMALGLHGEAVAAFRAALDRAPDDATIRSNMLFCLCFDDRADPVGVFREHRAFERHLPAVPAAPHAVESRDPDRRLRVGYLSPDFQRYPGPGYHFLLPLIEGHDRRAVEVTCYHNDRSRDATTERFQAAADRWRDVAALSDEDLDRRIRQDRIDILVDAGGHMSRNRMPLVARGPAPLQVSLPLYPNTTGLSAVDYQIADPRVAPPGADVLHVEKLIRLPGCVLCYRPAESGFAPPDRPPIERNGNVTFGSFNNITKVNAATIALWARLLALVPTARLVLKWRGLGSGGGADRRLLAAFARHGIGAERLELRGITPDPYQDYLTIDVALDPVFANGGTTICDALWMGVPVLNQSGPTKIGRWGATMLDAVGIADLVTQDDDGYLAQGVRLASDRGFLDAQREGLRERMRRSALMDEAGYARAVEAGYRTAWRRWCAGLPPAAFDVVEGEGRA from the coding sequence ATGAAACCGAACCATCGCCCGCCGTATCGCCCGTCGGGCACCGCCGACGCACAGGCGCTGCTGACCCGTGCCGTCACCCATCACCAGAACGGGCAGCTGGCCGAGGCGGCGACGCTCTACGAGCAGGTGCTGAAGCGGCTGCCGAGGCAGGCGGACGCGCTGCACCTGTCGGGCCTGATCAAGGCGCAGACCGGTGCGCTGGCGGAGGGGATCGAGCGGATCCGGCAGGCGATGAAGGCCGATCCGAAGCAGCCGATCTTCCATGCCAATCTGGGCCGGCTGCTGGAGGAGGCGGAGCGGTGGGAGGAGGCCGCGACGGCCTTCCGCAATGCGGCCCGTCTGGCGCCGCTCGACCCGTCGCCGGCGCGGATGGAGGCGGCGGTGCGGACGCGGCTGGGCCAGCAGGGACCGGCGGCGCAGGCACTGCTGCGCGCGATGGCGCTGGAACCGGCCGACGCCGGGAGCGCCGGGGATCTGGGCGACGCGCTGTACGATTGCGGGCGCTTCCTGCCGGCGGCCGACTGGTATGGGCGGGCGGCGAGGCTGGAGCCGCACCGGGTGCTGGCCGCCTTCAACCGGGGGGCGGCCCTGCGCGACGCCGGCCGGCCGGATCGGGCGGAGGCGGCCTTCCGGGCGCTGGCCGGGCTGGCGCCGCAGATGATGGAGCCGCTGGAGCAATGCGTGCAGATCCGGCAGCAGGTCGGCAACGGGGCGGGAGCCCTGGCGGCGGCGCGCCGGCTGCTGACGCTGGATCCGGGGCATCCGGCGGCGGTGCGGAGCCTGGGGGTTTCCGAAAGCGATCCGGTTTGGCTGGCGCGGCTGGTGAGGCTGGAGCCGCTGGCCGACGAGCCGGTGCTGGCGCTGGCCGGGCAGCTCTATGGCCGGCGGACCGCGGAGGCGGAGCGGGCATACCGCCATGCGCTGGCCCTGGCGCCGGCCTCAGGGCTGGCGCTGTCGGGGCTTGGGCTGGCGCGGGCGACACTGGGGGTGGAACGGGCAACGCGGTGGAGCCTGCGCGCGGTGCGCGTGGCGCCCGGCGACGCGGCGCTGGCGGCCAATGCCGGATCCGCCTTCCAACTGGCCTCGCAGCCGGAGGCGGCGCTGTCCTGGCACCGGCGGGCGCTGGCGCTGATGCCCGACGACACGGCGGCCTGGGTCAACATCGGCACCTTGCTGCTGGATGCCAATGCGGCGGAGGAGGCGATCCAGCCGCTGGAGCGGGCAAGGCGGCTCGGCGAAATGGAGCAGGATGGGGGGCAACTGCCGCTCGCCTATTCAAATCTCGGCGTCGCCTGGATGGCGCTGGGGCTGCATGGGGAGGCGGTGGCGGCCTTCCGCGCTGCGCTCGACCGGGCGCCGGACGATGCGACGATCCGCTCCAACATGCTGTTCTGCCTGTGCTTCGACGACCGGGCCGATCCGGTGGGGGTCTTCCGCGAACACCGCGCCTTCGAGCGGCATCTGCCGGCGGTTCCGGCGGCGCCCCATGCGGTGGAGAGCCGCGATCCGGACCGGCGTTTGCGCGTCGGCTACCTGTCGCCGGACTTCCAGCGCTATCCGGGGCCGGGCTACCATTTCCTGCTGCCGCTGATCGAGGGGCACGACCGCCGGGCGGTGGAGGTCACCTGCTATCACAACGACCGCAGCCGCGATGCCACCACCGAGCGTTTCCAGGCGGCGGCCGACCGCTGGCGCGACGTGGCGGCCCTGTCGGACGAGGATCTCGACCGCCGGATCCGGCAGGACCGCATCGACATCCTGGTCGATGCCGGCGGCCACATGTCGCGCAACCGCATGCCGCTGGTGGCACGCGGCCCGGCGCCGCTGCAGGTCAGCCTGCCGCTCTATCCCAACACGACGGGGCTGAGTGCCGTCGATTACCAGATCGCCGATCCCCGCGTGGCGCCGCCGGGGGCGGATGTGCTGCATGTGGAGAAGCTGATCCGGCTGCCGGGATGCGTGCTGTGCTACCGCCCGGCGGAATCCGGTTTCGCACCGCCGGACCGGCCGCCGATCGAGCGCAACGGCAATGTCACCTTCGGGTCCTTCAACAACATCACCAAGGTGAACGCCGCCACCATCGCCCTGTGGGCGCGGCTGCTGGCTTTGGTGCCGACGGCGCGGCTGGTGCTGAAATGGCGGGGGCTGGGCAGTGGCGGCGGTGCCGACCGGCGCCTGCTGGCCGCCTTCGCACGGCACGGCATCGGGGCGGAGCGGCTGGAACTGCGCGGCATCACTCCCGATCCGTACCAGGATTACCTCACCATCGACGTGGCGCTGGACCCCGTCTTCGCCAATGGCGGAACCACCATCTGCGACGCGCTGTGGATGGGCGTGCCGGTGCTGAACCAGAGCGGGCCGACCAAGATCGGCCGCTGGGGCGCCACCATGCTCGACGCGGTCGGGATCGCGGATCTGGTGACGCAGGACGATGACGGCTATCTGGCGCAGGGCGTGCGGCTGGCGAGCGACCGTGGCTTCCTCGACGCGCAGCGCGAGGGTCTGCGTGAACGGATGCGGCGGTCGGCGCTGATGGACGAGGCCGGCTATGCCCGCGCGGTGGAGGCCGGCTATCGCACCGCATGGCGCCGCTGGTGCGCCGGGCTGCCGCCGGCCGCGTTCGATGTGGTGGAAGGGGAGGGGCGGGCATGA
- a CDS encoding MarR family transcriptional regulator — protein sequence MKPYIDMYRRWIAVPGIQAADIAVLSALYAHADRDGVCTATQGELAEELGQSRAWFNAVLKGLQEKASRETAAALVCAKPRRGLRGFAYQLAGMEGFTAGMSCQPADSSGSPAGISLESQNPESSSSPSGGSMDRGEMDRRDEALPADWQPDAADLAWAAAERPEVDAGRVTAKFVSWCRKAHRRNGYRPPDPGAAWRRWIARELVAPAEPSATPASQPSVQSSAPQSRREPRNDRRSSPLRAGPPHANSVSDAAGRNRETLAALRLRLAGQA from the coding sequence ATGAAGCCATACATCGACATGTACAGGCGCTGGATCGCCGTGCCCGGCATCCAGGCCGCCGACATCGCGGTGTTGTCCGCGCTCTACGCCCATGCCGACCGCGACGGTGTCTGCACCGCCACGCAAGGGGAGCTGGCCGAAGAGCTGGGGCAAAGCCGCGCCTGGTTCAACGCCGTGCTGAAGGGCCTGCAGGAGAAAGCGTCGCGGGAAACGGCGGCGGCGCTGGTCTGCGCCAAGCCGCGCCGGGGCCTGCGCGGCTTCGCCTATCAGCTGGCGGGGATGGAGGGCTTTACCGCCGGCATGTCCTGTCAGCCGGCTGACAGCAGCGGTTCGCCGGCCGGCATTTCCTTGGAATCCCAGAATCCTGAATCCTCCTCCTCCCCCTCGGGTGGGAGCATGGATCGTGGGGAGATGGATCGGCGGGACGAGGCTTTGCCGGCGGACTGGCAGCCGGATGCCGCCGATCTGGCCTGGGCGGCGGCAGAGCGGCCGGAGGTCGATGCCGGCCGGGTGACGGCCAAGTTCGTGTCCTGGTGCCGCAAGGCCCACCGCCGCAACGGCTACCGCCCGCCGGATCCGGGAGCCGCCTGGCGCCGCTGGATCGCCCGCGAGCTTGTGGCGCCGGCCGAGCCATCCGCCACACCTGCCTCTCAGCCGTCCGTCCAGTCCTCCGCCCCACAATCCCGCCGGGAGCCTCGCAATGACCGCCGCTCAAGCCCTCTGCGTGCCGGCCCCCCACACGCAAATTCCGTCTCCGATGCCGCCGGCCGCAACCGTGAAACCCTTGCAGCCTTGCGCCTTCGCCTCGCTGGCCAGGCTTGA